The Miscanthus floridulus cultivar M001 chromosome 7, ASM1932011v1, whole genome shotgun sequence genome includes a region encoding these proteins:
- the LOC136467217 gene encoding 7-deoxyloganetin glucosyltransferase-like, translating into MAAGDKPHAVCVPLPAQGHVTPMMKLAKVLYCKGFHVTFVNTEYNHRRLIRSRGPQAVAGLPCFRFATIPDGLPHSDADATQDPAALCDSTMKTCLPHLKSLLDRLNDDGDGGVPPVTCVVADNVMSFGLDAAKEIGVPCLLFWTASACGYMGYRHFQLLMDEGLAPLKDEAQLTNGYLDTPVGWARGMSKHMRLRDFPNFIYTMQRGDILLEFVMHEVSRANAATAVILNTFDELEPTALDAMRAILPPVYTIGPLSLLLERLTAAVPDPGVVVDAAALGTVRASLWKEDHTCLRWLDGRAARSVVYVNYGCVTTMSNQDLVEFAWGLASSGYDFLWIIRPDLVKGETAVLPPEFVESTKGRCLLASWCEQEAVLRHPAVGVFLTHSGWNSMTESLSAGVPMLCWPFFAEQQTNRRYACTEWGVGVEVDGDVRREALEATIREAMAGDKGREMKRRADEWKEAAVRATLPGGRALINLDDLIKNHVLLPKC; encoded by the exons ATGGCAGCCGGCGACAAGCCGCACGCGGTGTGCGTCCCGTTGCCGGCGCAGGGCCACGTGACGCCGATGATGAAGCTGGCCAAGGTCCTCTACTGCAAGGGCTTCCACGTCACCTTCGTCAACACCGAGTACAACCACCGCCGCCTCATCCGGTCCCGGGGCCCCCAGGCCGTCGCGGGCCTGCCGTGCTTCCGCTTCGCCACCATCCCCGACGGCCTGCCGCACTCGGACGCCGACGCCACGCAGGACCCGGCCGCGCTCTGTGACTCCACCATGAAGACCTGCCTCCCGCACCTCAAGAGCCTGCTCGACCGCCTCAACGACGATGGCGATGGCGGGGTGCCGCCGGTGACGTGCGTCGTGGCGGACAACGTCATGAGCTTCGGCTTGGACGCTGCCAAGGAGATCGGCGTGCCGTGCCTGCTCTTCTGGACGGCCAGCGCCTGTGGCTACATGGGCTACCGCCACTTCCAGCTCCTCATGGACGAAGGCCTCGCGCCTCTCAAAG ACGAAGCGCAGCTGACGAACGGGTACCTGGACACGCCGGTGGGGTGGGCGCGCGGGATGAGCAAGCACATGCGGCTCAGGGACTTCCCGAACTTCATCTACACGATGCAGCGCGGCGACATCCTGCTCGAGTTCGTGATGCACGAGGTGTCGCGCgcgaacgccgccaccgccgtcatcCTCAACACCTTCGACGAGCTCGAGCCGACGGCGCTCGACGCCATGCGCGCCATCCTGCCGCCCGTCTACACCATCGGCCCGCTCAGTCTCCTCCTCGAGCGGTTGACCGCCGCCGTCCCTGACCCTGGCGTCGTCGTCGACGCAGCAGCGCTCGGCACGGTCCGCGCCAGCCTCTGGAAGGAAGACCACACGTGCCTGCGGTGGCTGGACGGCAGGGCGGCCCGGTCGGTGGTGTACGTGAACTACGGGTGCGTCACCACCATGTCGAACCAGGACCTGGTGGAGTTCGCGTGGGGGCTGGCGAGCAGCGGCTACGACTTCCTGTGGATCATCCGGCCCGACCTGGTGAAGGGCGAGACCGCCGTGCTGCCACCCGAGTTCGTGGAGTCCACCAAGGGCAGGTGCCTCCTGGCGAGCTGGTGCGAGCAGGAGGCGGTGCTGCGGCACCCGGCGGTGGGGGTGTTCCTGACGCACAGCGGGTGGAACTCCATGACGGAGAGCCTCAGCGCGGGCGTGCCCATGCTGTGCTGGCCCTTCTTCGCGGAGCAGCAGACCAACCGTCGGTACGCGTGCACCGAGTGGGGTGTGGGGGTGGAGGTCGACGGCGACGTGCGGCGGGAGGCTCTCGAGGCAACGATACGAGAGGCAATGGCCGGCGACAAGGGGAGGGAGATGAAGCGGAGGGCGGACGAGTGGAAGGAGGCCGCCGTTCGGGCGACGCTGCCTGGCGGCAGGGCGTTGATCAACCTGGACGACCTAATCAAGAATCACGTCCTGCTACCCAAGTGCTGA